A segment of the Candidatus Methylomirabilota bacterium genome:
CCAGCCCCGGAGCCGCTCGACGAGCGCCTCGGCGCGGAACTCGCGCGGCACCGCCTCGACGCGGACGCCGTGCTCGGCCAGCGCCTCCGCGGTCGCGGGACCGATCGCCGCCAACCGCTTCCGCCCGACCGCGGCCCAGGCGAGGCCGCGCGCCGAGAGCCGCTTGTCCACCATGAGAACGCCGTTCACGCTCGTGAAGATCACCCACGTGAACGTGTCGAGCGCCGCGAGCGCCGCGTCGAGCGGCTCCCACGAGGGCGGCGGCTCGATCGCGATCGTCGGCGCGTGCACGACGCGCGCCCCCGCCTCCTCGAGGAGCTGGGCGAAGCGCTGCGCCTGGGCCGCCGCGCGCGTGACGACGATCGTCCGTCCCGCGAGCGGTCCCGCCCCCATCGCGCGCGCCGTCCTCGCCGTCGCCGTCACCCCCGGAGCGCCGTGACGGCGGCGGCGCCGCGCTCGAGCAGCGACTCGGCGAGCCGCCGGCCGATCGCCTCGGCCGCGTCGGGCGCGCCCGCGTCTTCGCCGCGAAGGACCTGCGTGCCGTCCTCGCTCGCCACGAGGGCGACGAGGCGGAGGCGCCCGCCGGCGAGCGTCGCGTGGGCGGCCATGGGGGAGTTGCAGGACGCGCCGAGCCGCGCGAGGTAGGCGCGCTCGGCGAGCGCGCAGACGCGCGTCGGCGCGTGATCGATGGCCTCGAGGAGGGCCCCGATCCGCCGGTCCGCCGCGCGCGCCTCGACGGCGAGGATCCCCTGGCCCACGGCGGGGACGAAGACCTCGGGATCGAGCGGCTGCGCGTGCCCGGGGGCGAGGCCGAGGCGCGCGAGCCCGGCCGCCGCGACGATGACGGCGTCGAAGGCGCCGTCGGCCAGCTTGCCGAGGCGCGTGTCCACGTTGCCCCGGATGGGCGCGACGGCGAGATCGGGCCGGAGCGCCCGGAGGAGCGCGACGCGGCGCGGGCTCGAGGTGCCGACGACGGCGCCGGCGGGCAGCTCGTCGAGCCCGCCGCCCCGCCGGCTCACGAGCACGTCGCCCGCGGCGTCGCGCGGCGGGAAGGCCGCCAGCACCAGTCCCGCGGGGAGCGCCGCCGGCAGGTCCTTGAGGCTGTGCACCGCACAGTCCGCGCGGCCCTCCAGCACCGCCTGCTCGATCTCGCGGACGAAGAGCCCCTTGCCGCCGAGCGCCGCGAGACGCGCGTCCGCGAGCCGGTCGCCCTCGGTGCGGATGGGCAGGACCTCGACGGCCGCGCCCCGCGCGCGGAGCCGGTCGGCGACCAGGACGGCCTGGGCGAGGGCGAGCGCGCTCCCGCGCGTGGCGAGGCGGACGATCATTGGAGCGGGGTCCGCGAGGCCGCTGCACTCGGGGCGCGGCGTGTTCCAGGCACGCGTGGCTCCATCCGGCCAATGCGCCTCACGTGACTGATCACTTCTTCCCGAGGCCGAACAGCTCGTGGACGACCTCGAGCCACGAGCGGTGCGAGCCCGCGCGCGAGGCATCGCGGAGCTTCGTGATCGGCGCGTGCAGGATCTTGTTGACGATCGCGGCCGAGAGCGCCTCGAGCGCCTGACGCGTCTCGGGCGCGGCGTCGGGGAGGCGCGCGAGGGCCTTCCGGACCTCGCCCCGGCGGATCTCCTCGAGCCGCTCGCGGAGCGAGA
Coding sequences within it:
- the hemC gene encoding hydroxymethylbilane synthase; amino-acid sequence: MIVRLATRGSALALAQAVLVADRLRARGAAVEVLPIRTEGDRLADARLAALGGKGLFVREIEQAVLEGRADCAVHSLKDLPAALPAGLVLAAFPPRDAAGDVLVSRRGGGLDELPAGAVVGTSSPRRVALLRALRPDLAVAPIRGNVDTRLGKLADGAFDAVIVAAAGLARLGLAPGHAQPLDPEVFVPAVGQGILAVEARAADRRIGALLEAIDHAPTRVCALAERAYLARLGASCNSPMAAHATLAGGRLRLVALVASEDGTQVLRGEDAGAPDAAEAIGRRLAESLLERGAAAVTALRG